A part of Geothrix oryzae genomic DNA contains:
- a CDS encoding 3-hydroxybutyryl-CoA dehydrogenase, producing MSIQNIGVIGAGQMGNGIAHVFAQAGFSVLMQDISEAFAAKGVATIDKNLQRGVDKGKMTADEKAAVLGRIRTTTKLEDLAPCDIVIEAATEKWEVKKQIFETLDKVCKPGAILASNTSSISITKLAAVTKRPEAFIGMHFMNPVPVMQLIEVIRGLATGDAAFDAVMGLSKQLGKTPIHCNDFPGFVSNRVLLPMINEAIYALYEGVATVESIDGIMKLGMNHPMGPLTLADFIGLDTCLFILNVLHEGLGDPKYRPCPLLIKYVDAGWLGKKSGRGFYDYGKA from the coding sequence ATGAGCATCCAGAACATCGGCGTTATCGGCGCAGGCCAGATGGGCAACGGCATCGCGCATGTCTTCGCGCAGGCGGGCTTCAGCGTGCTGATGCAGGACATCAGCGAAGCCTTCGCCGCCAAGGGCGTGGCCACCATCGACAAGAACCTGCAGCGGGGCGTGGACAAAGGCAAGATGACGGCCGACGAGAAGGCCGCCGTCCTGGGCCGAATCCGCACCACCACCAAGCTCGAGGATCTGGCCCCCTGCGACATCGTCATCGAGGCCGCCACCGAGAAGTGGGAGGTCAAGAAGCAGATCTTCGAGACCCTCGACAAGGTCTGCAAGCCCGGCGCGATCCTGGCCAGCAACACCAGCAGCATCTCCATCACCAAGCTGGCGGCGGTCACGAAGCGCCCCGAGGCCTTCATCGGCATGCACTTCATGAACCCCGTGCCGGTCATGCAGCTCATCGAGGTCATCCGCGGCCTGGCCACCGGCGATGCCGCCTTCGACGCGGTCATGGGCCTCTCGAAGCAGCTCGGCAAGACCCCCATCCACTGCAACGACTTCCCCGGGTTTGTCAGCAACCGCGTGCTGCTGCCCATGATCAACGAGGCCATCTACGCCCTCTACGAAGGCGTGGCCACGGTGGAGAGCATCGACGGGATCATGAAGCTCGGCATGAACCACCCCATGGGCCCGCTGACCCTGGCGGACTTCATCGGCCTGGACACCTGCCTCTTCATCCTCAATGTGCTGCACGAGGGCCTGGGCGATCCCAAGTACCGCCCCTGCCCCCTGCTCATCAAATATGTGGATGCCGGCTGGCTCGGCAAGAAGAGCGGCCGCGGGTTCTACGACTACGGCAAGGCCTGA
- a CDS encoding HAD family hydrolase: MLRTLAFDADDTLWHNETHYAETQEAFRALLRPFHDDAWIDARLHDTEMRNLGQYGYGIKGFTLSMIETALELTENRLDGTGLRRVLDLGKAMLDKPVEPLPGVAEVLAELAGTFELMVITKGDLFDQETKLAKSGLGGHFSKVEIVSEKDEATYATLLRRHGIAPASFTMVGNSVKSDILPVLALGARAIHIPYHLTWAHEVVAGSGESPFPVLESIRDLPALLAGW; the protein is encoded by the coding sequence ATGCTCCGCACCCTCGCCTTCGACGCCGACGACACCCTCTGGCACAACGAGACCCACTACGCTGAGACCCAGGAGGCCTTCCGCGCCTTGCTGCGGCCTTTCCACGACGATGCCTGGATCGACGCCCGCCTGCATGACACCGAGATGCGGAACCTGGGCCAATACGGATACGGCATCAAGGGATTCACCCTCTCCATGATCGAGACGGCCCTGGAACTCACGGAGAACCGTCTCGACGGCACGGGGCTGCGGCGGGTGCTCGATCTGGGCAAGGCCATGCTGGACAAGCCGGTGGAACCCTTGCCGGGCGTCGCCGAAGTCCTGGCGGAGCTGGCCGGCACCTTCGAGCTGATGGTGATCACCAAGGGCGACCTCTTCGACCAGGAGACCAAGCTGGCGAAATCGGGCCTGGGCGGCCACTTTTCGAAGGTCGAGATCGTGTCGGAGAAGGACGAGGCCACCTACGCGACCCTCCTCCGGCGCCACGGGATCGCCCCCGCCTCCTTCACCATGGTGGGCAACTCCGTGAAATCCGACATCCTCCCCGTCCTGGCCCTGGGGGCCCGCGCCATCCACATCCCCTACCACCTGACCTGGGCGCACGAAGTGGTGGCCGGATCCGGAGAGTCCCCCTTCCCCGTCCTCGAGTCCATCCGGGACCTGCCCGCTCTGCTCGCCGGCTGGTGA
- the aqpZ gene encoding aquaporin Z, which produces MNKRLAAEFFGTLWLVLGGCGSAVLAAAFPGVGIGLHGVSLAFGLTVLTMAFAIGPISGCHLNPAVTLGLAVGGRFPFKDLAGYWVAQVLGAVAASAILYVIATGDGSAIGGFASNGFGEHSPGKYGLGAALLTEVVMTFFFLMVILGSTAKKAAPGFAPIAIGLCLTLIHLISIPVTNTSVNPARSTGPALFVGGWALSQLWLFWVAPLIGAALAGFVFPKLED; this is translated from the coding sequence GTGAACAAGCGACTTGCGGCGGAATTCTTCGGGACCCTCTGGCTGGTGCTGGGCGGGTGCGGGAGCGCGGTGCTGGCCGCGGCCTTCCCCGGCGTGGGGATCGGGCTCCACGGCGTCAGCCTGGCCTTCGGCCTCACGGTGCTCACCATGGCCTTCGCCATCGGACCCATCTCCGGCTGCCACCTGAACCCCGCTGTGACCCTGGGGCTGGCCGTGGGCGGGCGCTTCCCCTTCAAGGACCTTGCGGGTTACTGGGTCGCCCAGGTGCTGGGGGCCGTGGCGGCCTCGGCCATCCTCTATGTGATCGCCACGGGCGATGGCTCCGCCATCGGCGGGTTCGCCAGCAACGGATTCGGGGAGCACTCCCCCGGGAAGTACGGGCTCGGCGCGGCCCTCCTCACGGAAGTCGTGATGACCTTCTTCTTCCTCATGGTGATCCTGGGCAGCACGGCCAAGAAGGCGGCGCCGGGTTTCGCCCCCATCGCCATCGGCCTCTGCCTGACCCTCATCCACCTCATCAGCATTCCCGTCACGAACACCTCCGTGAACCCGGCCCGCAGCACGGGCCCGGCCCTGTTCGTGGGCGGGTGGGCCCTGTCCCAGCTCTGGCTCTTCTGGGTGGCCCCCCTGATCGGAGCGGCGCTGGCCGGTTTCGTGTTCCCGAAACTCGAGGATTGA
- a CDS encoding class I fructose-bisphosphate aldolase: MATAKVREILSWYSSENPGVKANLARLMNTGRLAGTGKFVILPVDQGFEHGPARSFAPNPGGYDPRYHIELAIEAGCNAYAAPLGFIEHVASDYAGDIPLILKLNNSDSLSKGHEPCSAITGSVEDALRLGCAAIGYTIYPGSGARNEQYQDLRDLILEAKAVGLPTVLWAYPRGAGLSKEGETAVDVVAYAAQIAAQLGAHIIKVKPPKDHVEQAEAKKVYEKFGIPTASLKDRIAHVVQSAFNGRRIVIFSGGEAKGTDEVLKEVAEIAAGGAFGSIMGRNAFQRPKAEAIQLLHSVMDAFAKAK; the protein is encoded by the coding sequence ATGGCCACGGCGAAAGTCCGCGAGATCCTGTCCTGGTACAGCTCCGAAAACCCCGGCGTGAAGGCCAACCTGGCCCGCCTCATGAACACGGGCCGGCTCGCCGGCACCGGCAAGTTCGTGATCCTGCCCGTGGATCAGGGCTTCGAGCATGGACCTGCCCGCAGCTTCGCACCCAATCCCGGCGGCTACGACCCCCGCTACCACATCGAGCTGGCCATCGAAGCCGGCTGCAACGCCTACGCTGCGCCCTTGGGCTTCATCGAGCATGTGGCTTCGGACTACGCCGGGGACATCCCGCTCATCCTCAAACTCAACAACAGCGACAGCCTCAGCAAGGGCCACGAGCCCTGCAGCGCCATCACCGGCAGCGTGGAGGATGCCCTGCGCCTGGGCTGCGCCGCCATCGGCTACACCATCTACCCCGGCAGCGGCGCCCGCAACGAGCAGTACCAGGACCTCCGCGACCTGATCCTCGAGGCCAAGGCCGTGGGTCTGCCCACCGTCCTGTGGGCCTATCCCCGCGGCGCGGGCCTTTCCAAGGAAGGCGAGACCGCCGTGGATGTGGTGGCCTATGCCGCCCAGATCGCCGCCCAGCTCGGCGCCCACATCATCAAGGTGAAGCCGCCCAAGGATCATGTGGAACAGGCCGAAGCCAAGAAGGTCTACGAGAAGTTCGGCATCCCCACCGCCAGCCTGAAGGACCGCATCGCGCATGTGGTACAGAGCGCTTTCAACGGCCGCCGCATCGTGATCTTCAGCGGCGGTGAGGCCAAGGGCACCGACGAGGTCCTGAAGGAAGTGGCCGAGATCGCCGCCGGCGGCGCGTTCGGTTCCATCATGGGCCGCAACGCCTTCCAGCGCCCCAAGGCCGAGGCCATCCAGCTGCTGCACTCGGTCATGGATGCCTTCGCGAAGGCCAAATAG
- a CDS encoding peptide chain release factor 3, producing the protein MSLSEEIQRRRTFAIISHPDAGKTTLTEKLLLYGGAIDRAGSVKAREGGAAAHSDWMSIEQERGISVTSAAMQFEYQGRAINLLDTPGHQDFSEDTYRALTAADAVVMLLDCAKGVEEQTKKLFRVASERKLPIFTFVNKLDRPGREPVELIDEVEELFGLHAVPMTWPIGSGTDFKGVYVRATGQIQVFERAKAGQKARVAGKGGLDDPEIAALLTPAELQQLKDDVDLMDHVLPAFDREAFLRGEQSPMFFGSAVNNFGVSEFLEEFLELAPAPGARPLMNGGEVQPEQPFTAFVFKVQANMNKAHRDRVAFARIVSGRFERGMDALHVREKKSIKLNYPHMFFGRERQIVDEAYPGDILGLINPGLFRIGDVLSAQGAVEFHAVPRFSPEQFASVRLADPGARKGFLKGLGQIAEEGVVQVFWPKGGAPLPILGAIGRLQFEVLQHRLKEEYACPVLLESRGFQMARWIEGGWPEPSRFWGELVEDAEGNPAILFENDWQRRTTAEKCPGLTFLEHPPK; encoded by the coding sequence ATGTCCCTCTCTGAGGAAATCCAGCGGCGGCGCACCTTCGCCATCATCAGCCACCCCGACGCGGGCAAGACCACGCTGACGGAGAAGCTGCTGCTCTACGGCGGCGCCATCGACCGGGCGGGCAGCGTCAAGGCCCGGGAGGGAGGGGCTGCGGCTCACTCCGACTGGATGAGCATCGAGCAGGAGCGCGGCATCAGCGTCACCTCGGCGGCCATGCAGTTCGAGTACCAGGGCCGGGCCATCAACCTGCTGGACACCCCGGGTCACCAGGATTTCAGCGAGGACACCTACCGGGCCCTCACGGCCGCGGATGCCGTGGTGATGCTCCTGGATTGCGCCAAGGGCGTGGAGGAGCAGACCAAGAAGCTGTTCCGGGTGGCCAGTGAACGCAAGCTCCCCATCTTCACTTTCGTGAACAAGCTGGACCGCCCCGGCCGCGAACCGGTGGAACTCATCGACGAGGTGGAGGAACTGTTCGGTCTCCACGCGGTGCCCATGACCTGGCCCATCGGTTCGGGCACGGACTTCAAGGGCGTCTATGTGCGCGCCACCGGCCAGATTCAGGTCTTCGAGCGGGCCAAGGCGGGCCAGAAGGCCCGCGTGGCCGGGAAGGGCGGCCTGGACGATCCCGAGATCGCCGCGCTGCTGACCCCCGCCGAACTGCAGCAGCTGAAAGACGATGTGGACCTCATGGACCATGTGCTGCCCGCCTTCGACCGGGAGGCCTTCCTGCGGGGGGAGCAGTCCCCCATGTTCTTCGGTTCGGCCGTGAACAATTTCGGCGTCTCGGAATTCCTGGAAGAGTTTTTGGAACTGGCGCCGGCGCCCGGGGCCAGGCCCCTCATGAACGGCGGCGAGGTGCAGCCGGAACAGCCCTTCACGGCCTTTGTCTTCAAGGTGCAGGCCAACATGAACAAGGCCCACCGCGACCGCGTGGCCTTCGCCCGCATCGTGTCTGGCCGGTTCGAGCGCGGCATGGATGCGCTCCATGTGCGCGAGAAGAAGTCCATCAAGCTGAACTACCCCCACATGTTCTTCGGGCGCGAGCGGCAGATTGTGGACGAGGCCTACCCGGGCGACATCCTGGGCCTCATCAACCCCGGCCTCTTCCGCATCGGTGATGTGCTCAGTGCCCAGGGCGCCGTGGAATTCCATGCGGTGCCACGCTTCTCGCCGGAGCAGTTCGCCTCCGTGCGGCTGGCGGATCCCGGGGCCCGCAAGGGCTTCCTGAAGGGCCTGGGCCAGATCGCGGAAGAGGGCGTGGTGCAGGTCTTCTGGCCCAAGGGCGGCGCGCCCCTGCCCATCCTCGGCGCCATCGGCCGCCTCCAGTTCGAGGTGCTTCAGCACCGCCTCAAGGAGGAGTACGCCTGCCCGGTGCTGCTGGAATCCAGGGGCTTCCAGATGGCCCGCTGGATCGAGGGCGGCTGGCCCGAGCCCAGCCGGTTCTGGGGCGAGCTGGTGGAGGACGCCGAGGGCAATCCCGCCATCCTCTTCGAGAACGACTGGCAGCGGAGGACCACCGCTGAAAAATGCCCTGGCTTGACCTTCCTGGAGCATCCGCCCAAGTAG